The following proteins come from a genomic window of Bradyrhizobium paxllaeri:
- a CDS encoding molybdopterin molybdotransferase MoeA: MAQLSDDCFAFGGPMMSVDEAVGLIATRVTPVVDVERVALARADGRILAHEILAPLPLPPFTNSAVDGYAVSSRDLPQKDEQAFVVTGRVQAGSAASAPLKPGHAMRIFTGAPMPEGADTVFMQEDVRVDGDKVVLPAGLKPGANVRPAGEDIAKGFAALQAGQRLRPQDVALAAAFGLTGLDVVRRLRVAVFSTGNEIASPGEARAAAQLFDSNRFMLMAMLSRLGCEVSDLGIIRDDRTSLARALQEVAGNHDLILTTGGVSTGEEDHVKASVESVGRLVLWRMAIKPGRPVAMGIINGTPFIGLPGNPVASFVTFVHVVRPTILALSGARPEPLLPMPVRAAFGYKKKISRREYVRVSLRKASDGALEAVKFPREGAGLLSSLVDTDGLVELGEQVTLVEPGQTVGFLSYAGLM, translated from the coding sequence ATGGCGCAGTTGTCCGACGATTGCTTTGCCTTCGGCGGCCCGATGATGTCGGTCGATGAGGCCGTGGGTCTCATTGCCACGCGCGTGACCCCGGTGGTGGATGTCGAGAGGGTCGCGCTCGCCCGCGCCGATGGCCGCATTCTCGCGCACGAAATTTTGGCGCCGCTGCCGCTGCCGCCCTTCACCAATTCCGCCGTCGATGGCTATGCGGTTTCGAGCCGTGACTTGCCGCAGAAGGACGAGCAGGCGTTTGTCGTTACCGGCCGCGTCCAGGCGGGCAGCGCTGCATCTGCGCCGCTCAAGCCGGGGCATGCAATGCGCATCTTCACCGGCGCGCCGATGCCTGAAGGCGCCGATACCGTGTTCATGCAGGAGGACGTGCGCGTCGACGGCGACAAGGTCGTGCTTCCCGCGGGCCTCAAGCCCGGCGCCAATGTGCGTCCCGCGGGTGAGGACATCGCCAAGGGCTTTGCGGCGCTGCAGGCCGGCCAGCGGCTGCGGCCGCAGGATGTCGCGCTTGCCGCGGCCTTCGGCCTGACCGGGCTCGATGTCGTCAGGCGCCTGCGCGTCGCCGTATTCTCCACCGGCAACGAGATCGCTTCGCCCGGCGAAGCGCGCGCCGCGGCGCAATTGTTCGATTCCAACCGCTTCATGCTGATGGCGATGCTGTCGCGGCTCGGCTGCGAGGTCAGCGATCTCGGCATCATCAGGGATGATCGCACCTCGCTGGCGCGCGCGCTGCAGGAGGTTGCCGGCAATCATGATCTGATCCTCACCACCGGCGGCGTTTCGACCGGCGAGGAGGATCACGTCAAGGCGAGCGTCGAAAGTGTCGGCCGGCTGGTGCTGTGGCGGATGGCGATCAAGCCGGGACGCCCCGTCGCGATGGGCATCATCAACGGCACCCCGTTCATCGGATTGCCCGGCAATCCGGTGGCGAGTTTTGTCACCTTCGTTCACGTGGTGCGGCCGACCATTCTGGCGCTATCGGGCGCGCGGCCGGAGCCGCTGCTGCCGATGCCGGTTCGCGCCGCCTTCGGCTACAAGAAAAAGATCTCGCGCCGCGAATATGTCCGCGTCAGCTTGCGGAAGGCCTCCGACGGCGCGCTCGAAGCGGTGAAGTTTCCGCGCGAGGGCGCGGGTCTGTTGTCGTCGCTGGTCGATACCGACGGCTTGGTCGAACTCGGCGAACAGGTGACGCTGGTCGAGCCCGGCCAGACGGTTGGGTTCCTGTCCTATGCAGGTCTGATGTAG
- a CDS encoding sigma-54-dependent transcriptional regulator — MNLPTSKASAAISPAAEPAAKSGKSAGGPEFSALAQASILIVDDEPGMRNFLVRTLGPRCKHVEEAADTDEASRKLDKSRFDVVILDNIMPGKNGVDWLAEQRAVGFFADAILITAYADLDTAIQALRAGAVDFVLKPFRSNQILNAVARCLDRVRLQRENYVLRYALRASSDRTFLRDNLIGESPATRSVRETIARVARLPTSILLTGESGTGKEVAARSIHSLSDRADKPFVPVNCAAIPPEMIEGELFGHIKGAFTGADSGREGLFLYAHGGTLFLDEIGELPLPMQSKLLRVLEDRRVRPVGSEREVPVDLRFIFATNADLQKEVERGRFRADLYYRLNVMQIHLPLLKDRGDDVQELATIFMSKLSMQLGMPPVPIDNSVRAALASYDWPGNVRELRNLIERTLILGAFPDDFAGPQRNDGQAASADSLADLERRHILSVLKETGGNREEAARRLGVSRKTIDRKLALWNG; from the coding sequence ATGAATCTCCCGACATCGAAGGCGAGTGCAGCGATATCCCCTGCGGCAGAACCCGCGGCCAAGTCAGGCAAATCGGCCGGCGGCCCCGAGTTCAGCGCGCTGGCGCAGGCCTCGATCCTGATCGTCGATGACGAGCCCGGGATGCGCAATTTTCTGGTGCGCACCCTGGGGCCGCGCTGCAAGCATGTGGAAGAGGCCGCCGATACCGACGAAGCCTCGCGCAAGCTCGACAAGAGCCGGTTCGACGTCGTCATCCTCGACAACATCATGCCGGGCAAGAACGGTGTCGACTGGCTGGCCGAGCAGCGGGCCGTCGGCTTTTTCGCCGATGCCATCCTGATCACGGCCTATGCCGATCTCGACACCGCGATCCAGGCGCTACGCGCCGGTGCGGTCGATTTCGTGCTGAAGCCGTTTCGCTCGAACCAGATATTGAATGCGGTGGCGCGCTGCCTCGACCGTGTCAGGCTGCAGCGCGAGAATTACGTCTTGCGCTATGCGCTGCGCGCGTCCTCCGATCGCACCTTCCTGCGTGATAACCTGATCGGGGAATCGCCGGCGACCCGCAGCGTGCGGGAAACCATTGCCCGCGTCGCCCGCCTGCCGACATCGATTCTGCTCACCGGCGAATCCGGTACCGGCAAGGAAGTCGCCGCGCGCTCGATTCACTCGCTGTCCGACCGCGCCGACAAGCCGTTCGTGCCGGTGAACTGCGCAGCGATTCCCCCTGAAATGATCGAGGGCGAGCTGTTCGGCCACATCAAGGGCGCCTTCACCGGTGCCGACAGCGGCCGCGAAGGCCTGTTCCTCTATGCCCATGGCGGCACGCTGTTCCTCGATGAGATCGGCGAACTGCCGCTGCCGATGCAGAGCAAGCTGCTCCGCGTGTTGGAAGACCGCCGCGTGCGTCCCGTCGGCTCCGAGCGCGAAGTGCCGGTCGATCTTCGCTTCATCTTTGCGACCAATGCCGATCTGCAGAAGGAAGTGGAGAGGGGACGCTTCCGCGCGGATCTGTATTACCGCCTCAACGTCATGCAGATTCATCTGCCGCTGTTGAAGGACCGCGGCGACGACGTGCAGGAGCTCGCCACCATCTTCATGAGCAAGCTCTCGATGCAACTGGGCATGCCGCCGGTTCCGATCGACAACTCGGTGCGGGCCGCGCTGGCGAGTTACGACTGGCCGGGCAATGTGCGCGAGTTGCGCAATCTGATCGAGCGCACCTTGATCCTCGGCGCGTTCCCGGACGATTTCGCCGGACCGCAGCGCAACGACGGGCAGGCTGCCAGCGCCGACAGTCTC
- a CDS encoding sulfurtransferase TusA family protein, whose protein sequence is MSTTKLDLAGLKCPLPALKTRKALKTLPPGDRLEVLCTDPLSVIDIPNLIRETGDKVEITERSQDRIVFLIEKAN, encoded by the coding sequence ATGAGCACTACAAAACTCGATCTCGCCGGCCTGAAATGTCCGCTGCCGGCGCTGAAGACGCGCAAGGCGCTGAAGACGCTGCCGCCCGGCGACAGGCTGGAAGTGCTCTGCACCGATCCGCTGTCGGTGATCGATATCCCGAACCTCATCCGCGAGACCGGCGACAAGGTCGAAATCACCGAGCGCAGCCAGGACCGCATTGTTTTTCTGATAGAAAAAGCAAATTGA